One part of the Orenia metallireducens genome encodes these proteins:
- a CDS encoding MATE family efflux transporter, whose protein sequence is MEENKSDRLGTEPIVPLLLKLSIPSILGMAIQALYNVVDSIYIGRVSTEALSALSLAFPIQMVLIAIAVGTGVGTSSLISRLLGEKKEHRANNVAEHVIFVTIVYGIIAALVGFFFTKEIFTIFTQDPILLELGVEYTKIIFIGSLAMFFPMIANNILRGEGNTIMPMVTLLIGAILNIILDPFFIFGIGIFPELGVAGAAYATVISRIISGLFILFILFSDKNQIKLKLEEFQFDLSIIKGIYQVGFPAMIMQLLASVMIAGVNMIVGGYNLTAIAVMGVYFRLQSFVFMPVFGLNQGFMPIVGYNYGHNNPQRMKKTIKYSILIAFSFTTAGLIVFQLFPKELLLLFNKDQELLSIGEVALRRISLAFPIIGPAIIGSTTFQAIGKGFPSLLLSFLRQMILLLPIMYILGELFGLDALWFSFPISELIATILMIFWLKSTLKEVFSRMRKRNLAIN, encoded by the coding sequence ATGGAAGAAAATAAATCAGACCGCTTAGGAACAGAGCCAATAGTACCTTTATTACTTAAATTATCTATACCATCAATTTTAGGGATGGCGATACAAGCATTATATAATGTAGTAGATAGTATCTATATTGGTAGAGTAAGCACTGAAGCTTTATCAGCACTCTCTCTAGCATTTCCAATACAGATGGTGCTAATAGCCATTGCTGTTGGTACTGGAGTGGGAACAAGCTCTTTAATCTCTAGATTATTAGGTGAAAAGAAGGAGCATCGTGCTAATAATGTAGCTGAACATGTTATCTTTGTTACAATTGTCTATGGAATTATAGCTGCTTTAGTAGGTTTCTTCTTTACTAAAGAAATTTTTACTATCTTCACCCAAGACCCTATACTACTTGAATTGGGTGTAGAATATACTAAAATTATCTTCATCGGCTCTTTAGCAATGTTCTTCCCAATGATAGCTAATAATATCCTCCGTGGCGAAGGAAACACTATCATGCCAATGGTCACATTACTAATTGGTGCAATCTTAAATATTATCTTAGATCCTTTCTTTATCTTTGGAATTGGAATATTTCCTGAATTGGGCGTAGCGGGAGCAGCCTATGCAACAGTTATCTCAAGAATAATCAGTGGATTATTTATACTCTTTATCCTATTTAGTGATAAGAATCAGATTAAATTAAAATTAGAGGAGTTCCAATTTGATCTAAGTATTATCAAAGGAATTTATCAAGTTGGTTTCCCTGCAATGATTATGCAACTATTAGCAAGTGTCATGATTGCAGGGGTTAATATGATTGTAGGGGGTTATAACTTAACAGCTATTGCTGTTATGGGGGTCTACTTTAGATTACAGTCCTTTGTCTTTATGCCAGTCTTTGGTTTAAATCAAGGATTTATGCCGATAGTAGGATATAATTATGGTCATAACAATCCTCAAAGAATGAAAAAGACGATTAAATACTCTATCTTAATCGCTTTCTCTTTTACCACAGCAGGTCTTATAGTATTTCAATTGTTCCCTAAAGAGTTATTATTATTATTTAATAAAGATCAAGAGTTATTAAGTATTGGAGAGGTTGCATTAAGAAGAATCAGTTTGGCCTTTCCTATAATTGGTCCTGCTATTATCGGCTCCACTACCTTCCAAGCTATTGGAAAGGGATTTCCAAGTCTACTACTTTCATTCTTAAGGCAGATGATATTACTCTTACCGATTATGTATATATTAGGTGAGTTGTTTGGCTTAGATGCACTATGGTTTTCCTTCCCAATCTCTGAATTAATAGCAACAATTCTAATGATATTCTGGTTAAAATCTACTTTAAAAGAGGTCTTTTCTAGGATGAGAAAGAGAAATTTAGCTATTAATTAA
- a CDS encoding ZIP family metal transporter: MLRAALWGGLAGSAVFLGSLVGLSFNIEKKIIGFIMAFGTGVLIGAASFELLTQAVEDGGIKLTTIAFIGGALLFTIFNLLIAKRGGHQRKRSKGNPEGHSGLAIFIGTIMDAIPESLIIGVSLVDSTNVSYLLVIAVFLSNFPEGLSSSIGLKKDGYSKTRILLLWVLVSVLALLSSLVGFFLLKDSSPAIIAMISAFAAGGIVAMVSSTMMPEAYEESGVWVGLIAALGLMSSVILINLE, encoded by the coding sequence ATGTTAAGAGCAGCATTATGGGGTGGTTTAGCAGGTTCAGCGGTTTTTTTAGGATCATTAGTAGGGCTATCTTTTAATATAGAAAAGAAGATTATTGGATTTATTATGGCCTTTGGTACTGGAGTTCTGATTGGAGCAGCCTCTTTTGAACTGCTCACTCAAGCAGTAGAAGATGGAGGAATTAAGTTGACCACGATTGCTTTTATAGGTGGAGCATTATTATTTACCATCTTTAATCTATTGATAGCTAAACGAGGGGGGCATCAGAGAAAGCGATCGAAGGGAAATCCAGAAGGTCATTCAGGTTTAGCAATCTTTATTGGGACCATTATGGATGCTATCCCTGAATCTTTGATTATTGGAGTTAGTTTGGTGGATTCTACTAATGTAAGTTATCTATTGGTGATAGCTGTTTTTTTAAGCAACTTTCCTGAAGGGTTATCCAGCAGTATTGGGTTAAAGAAGGATGGATATTCTAAAACAAGGATATTATTATTATGGGTATTGGTTTCTGTACTTGCATTGCTAAGTTCTTTGGTAGGATTTTTCCTTCTAAAGGATAGTTCTCCAGCTATCATTGCCATGATTAGTGCCTTTGCTGCTGGTGGAATAGTAGCCATGGTATCTTCAACTATGATGCCAGAAGCCTACGAAGAAAGTGGTGTATGGGTAGGTTTAATAGCAGCCTTAGGTTTGATGAGTTCTGTAATTTTAATAAATTTAGAGTAG
- a CDS encoding glucose-1-phosphate adenylyltransferase: MKTLALILAGGRGTRLDILSENRAKPSVPFAGKFRLIDFALSNCVNSGIYDIGVLTQYLPLSLNDHIGIGKPWDLDRRMGGVTILQPYTGRKGGWYQGTAHAVYQNINFIKKHNPKYVVVLSGDHVYKMNYDEMISFHTEKNADLTIATQRVAWEDAHQFGILEANNNMQIVDFKEKPENPPSNLASMGIYVFTADVLIEKLESFCDQENSDFGHHIIPEMIENNNVFAYEYKGYWKDVGTLKSFWETNLSLTDPLPELNLYDKNWRIHTRTEEEPPVKFGSKGRAIASLISNGSIINGVVENSVISPGVIIEEGAVVRDSIIFNNTIVKKDSIVCKCIVDKDVVVGENCHIGFGNDYTPNLEKSDLLTNGLTVIAKKAHIPANTQIGRNCRILSYVNHDDFQDEIVSSGSTVRHDTKDEVYMLNVVK; the protein is encoded by the coding sequence ATGAAGACATTAGCATTAATATTAGCAGGTGGTAGAGGAACAAGGTTGGATATTTTATCAGAAAATAGAGCTAAGCCTAGTGTACCTTTTGCAGGTAAGTTTAGATTAATAGACTTTGCTTTAAGTAATTGTGTCAATTCTGGAATCTATGATATTGGAGTTTTAACACAATACTTACCATTATCATTAAATGATCATATTGGCATAGGAAAACCATGGGACTTAGATCGCAGAATGGGTGGAGTAACGATATTACAGCCTTATACTGGGAGAAAAGGTGGTTGGTATCAAGGTACTGCACATGCTGTTTACCAAAATATTAATTTCATTAAAAAGCATAATCCTAAATATGTAGTTGTTCTCTCTGGAGATCATGTATATAAAATGAATTATGATGAAATGATATCATTTCATACAGAAAAGAATGCAGATTTAACTATTGCAACTCAGAGGGTTGCTTGGGAAGATGCCCATCAGTTTGGAATTTTAGAAGCAAATAATAATATGCAGATTGTAGATTTTAAAGAGAAGCCTGAAAATCCACCTAGTAATTTAGCTTCAATGGGGATTTATGTCTTTACAGCAGATGTATTAATTGAGAAATTAGAGAGTTTCTGTGATCAGGAGAATTCTGATTTTGGTCATCATATTATTCCAGAGATGATTGAAAATAACAATGTATTTGCCTATGAATATAAAGGCTATTGGAAGGATGTTGGTACTCTTAAATCCTTCTGGGAAACAAATCTATCATTAACAGATCCATTACCAGAACTGAATTTATATGATAAGAATTGGCGGATTCATACAAGGACTGAAGAGGAACCACCTGTCAAGTTTGGAAGTAAAGGTAGAGCAATTGCAAGCCTTATCTCCAATGGTTCAATTATTAATGGGGTGGTAGAGAACTCTGTTATCTCTCCAGGAGTGATAATTGAAGAAGGGGCAGTAGTTAGAGATTCTATTATATTCAACAATACTATTGTTAAAAAAGATTCGATAGTATGTAAATGTATAGTTGATAAGGATGTAGTTGTTGGGGAAAATTGCCATATAGGGTTTGGGAATGATTATACTCCTAATTTAGAGAAATCAGATCTATTAACAAATGGCTTAACTGTGATAGCTAAAAAGGCTCATATTCCAGCTAATACTCAGATTGGACGTAATTGCAGGATTTTATCTTATGTGAATCACGATGATTTTCAAGATGAAATTGTTTCAAGTGGTAGTACTGTTAGACATGATACTAAAGATGAGGTTTATATGTTAAACGTAGTTAAATAA
- a CDS encoding CPBP family intramembrane glutamic endopeptidase, producing the protein MNKKDLGPKILDLLLLFLVFLFFQYITMIILNLILLPFQLSQDKINLIYRLLIPPISFSLILYFGFKRSKLNPKGLFINIALSPLKIIALFILGIALNIILSELNNILQSFYPLSERFVKEINNYLFNSSLSITILYSISTAITVVLEEILFRGIILKTLLKRYSVSVAIFSTSLFALLFSFNLQSIVSLFTLHLLLGWLYTRTSSLINPILGRVFYQLCTIIALYLLPYKIKGYNSKVSSVATFQPLWFNLLGVVLLVLGVLLLHIEFKKAEN; encoded by the coding sequence ATGAATAAAAAAGATCTTGGACCTAAAATTCTCGATCTATTATTGTTATTTTTAGTATTTCTTTTCTTTCAATATATTACAATGATTATTTTAAATCTTATCTTATTACCCTTTCAATTATCACAAGATAAAATTAATTTAATATATCGTCTACTAATTCCGCCTATCTCTTTTAGCTTAATCTTATATTTTGGCTTTAAACGGAGTAAGTTAAACCCCAAGGGGCTATTTATTAATATAGCTTTATCCCCACTTAAAATTATAGCTTTATTTATATTAGGAATTGCCTTAAATATTATCTTATCAGAGTTGAATAATATTCTGCAAAGCTTCTATCCCTTATCAGAGAGGTTTGTTAAGGAGATTAATAACTATCTCTTTAATAGTTCCCTATCAATCACTATTTTATATAGTATTTCAACAGCCATCACAGTTGTTTTAGAGGAGATACTCTTTAGAGGGATTATCTTAAAGACCTTATTAAAGAGATATTCAGTAAGTGTCGCTATATTTTCAACCTCATTATTCGCCCTATTATTCTCATTTAATCTTCAGAGTATTGTAAGTCTATTTACCTTACATCTATTACTAGGCTGGCTTTATACTAGGACAAGTTCTTTAATCAATCCTATATTAGGCAGAGTCTTCTATCAGCTTTGTACAATTATAGCACTCTATCTGTTACCTTATAAAATTAAAGGCTATAATAGCAAAGTAAGCAGTGTAGCAACTTTTCAGCCTCTCTGGTTCAATCTCTTGGGGGTGGTCTTATTGGTGTTAGGAGTGTTGCTCTTACATATTGAGTTTAAGAAAGCTGAAAATTAA
- a CDS encoding DUF3298 and DUF4163 domain-containing protein has protein sequence MDNYIKLPVNISTVRVSRPKLRVYYPQVKGLKDKGVQDRINKKIYKETDKLIKEQGYYENPLTEVTGYYEIKTNQRNVLSLSLINYAFSGGAHGLTLIRSLTFDIDTGKEYQLSELFKAGSNYRQRLSEIIREQIKEREIPLLGEFEGIRADQDYYIADKSLVIYFQLYEIAPYVYGLLHFPISIYEIEDIIAEGSPLARMFG, from the coding sequence GTGGATAATTATATTAAGCTTCCTGTCAATATAAGTACTGTCAGGGTGAGTAGACCTAAATTAAGAGTTTATTATCCTCAGGTTAAGGGCTTGAAGGATAAAGGGGTTCAAGATAGGATTAATAAAAAGATTTATAAAGAAACTGATAAGTTGATTAAAGAACAGGGGTATTATGAGAATCCCTTGACAGAGGTTACAGGATATTATGAGATTAAGACAAATCAAAGGAATGTCCTTAGTTTATCTTTAATTAACTATGCTTTTTCTGGTGGAGCCCATGGCTTAACACTCATTAGATCTTTGACCTTTGATATTGATACAGGTAAGGAGTATCAGTTGAGTGAACTATTCAAAGCAGGTAGTAATTATCGCCAGAGATTATCTGAGATTATCAGAGAGCAGATTAAAGAGCGTGAGATTCCATTGTTAGGAGAATTTGAGGGGATTAGAGCAGACCAAGATTACTATATAGCTGACAAATCCTTGGTGATATATTTTCAATTATATGAGATTGCTCCTTATGTTTATGGGTTGCTACACTTTCCAATATCTATCTATGAGATTGAAGATATTATTGCTGAAGGTAGCCCCTTAGCTAGGATGTTTGGGTAA
- a CDS encoding DUF6155 family protein produces the protein MAKTKIKVKELRDYLKTLENKEMINELVELFKTFPDVKEYYLAKLKPEYLEEILEDYRKVIVDEFFPARGDGKLRYSVMKKAISDFKKISDDSVHITELMLTYVEQGVKFTNTYGDIDERFYINIENMFNNTLDYIVKNNLENQFRKRCKKAMDNSSGIGWGFADSMMEIYYSYFNE, from the coding sequence ATGGCTAAGACCAAGATAAAAGTCAAGGAATTAAGGGATTATTTAAAGACATTGGAGAATAAAGAGATGATTAATGAGCTGGTGGAGTTGTTTAAAACCTTTCCTGATGTTAAAGAGTACTATTTAGCAAAGCTTAAGCCTGAATATTTAGAAGAGATTTTAGAGGATTATCGCAAGGTGATTGTAGATGAATTCTTTCCCGCTCGGGGTGATGGTAAGTTGAGATACTCTGTGATGAAGAAGGCTATCTCTGATTTTAAAAAGATAAGTGATGATTCAGTACATATTACTGAGCTAATGTTGACCTATGTAGAGCAGGGTGTAAAGTTTACTAATACTTATGGAGATATTGATGAACGATTTTATATTAATATAGAGAATATGTTTAATAATACATTAGATTACATAGTAAAGAATAATTTAGAGAATCAATTTAGAAAGAGATGTAAAAAAGCTATGGATAATTCTTCAGGTATAGGATGGGGATTTGCCGATTCTATGATGGAGATATATTATAGTTACTTTAATGAATGA
- a CDS encoding AraC family transcriptional regulator encodes MECLQKMNDSLDYLEEHLCEEVNIEEVAKVACLSKFHFQRMFHILTDVTVAEYLRKRRLTLAAQELATYDSKVIDVALKYGYSTPESFSKAFKKLHGINPSEVRDCEVTLKAYPRFFFQIQLKGAERMNYKIIERDEFKIVGKGIRVSTVDGENFKAIPEFWEECCSSGFYDELTEKMGDLGVMGVCGVDCDSQKDEFTYMVAIEKPESKIDFDVVEREIPASTWAVFESIGPMPDAIQEVWKRIFAEWFPSTGYEHAGTSELEIYYPGNPNDADYKSEVWVPIIKE; translated from the coding sequence ATGGAATGCTTACAAAAAATGAATGATAGTTTAGATTATTTAGAAGAACATTTGTGTGAAGAAGTAAATATTGAGGAGGTAGCCAAGGTGGCTTGTCTATCGAAATTTCATTTTCAGAGAATGTTTCATATATTAACAGATGTAACGGTAGCTGAATATCTTCGTAAGAGGAGATTGACCTTAGCAGCTCAAGAACTAGCTACATATGACAGTAAAGTAATTGATGTAGCCTTAAAGTATGGCTATTCTACCCCAGAATCATTTTCCAAAGCATTTAAAAAGTTGCATGGGATAAATCCTTCAGAGGTAAGAGATTGTGAAGTAACCCTCAAAGCATACCCACGCTTTTTCTTTCAAATACAATTAAAGGGAGCTGAAAGAATGAACTATAAGATCATTGAGAGAGATGAATTTAAGATTGTTGGAAAGGGTATAAGAGTATCTACCGTAGATGGAGAGAACTTTAAAGCTATTCCTGAATTTTGGGAAGAATGCTGTAGTAGTGGCTTTTATGATGAATTAACAGAGAAGATGGGTGACTTAGGTGTTATGGGTGTATGTGGTGTAGATTGTGATAGTCAGAAAGATGAGTTTACTTATATGGTGGCAATTGAAAAACCAGAAAGTAAAATAGATTTTGATGTAGTAGAAAGAGAAATTCCAGCTTCGACTTGGGCAGTGTTTGAGTCGATTGGTCCCATGCCTGATGCTATTCAAGAAGTATGGAAACGAATCTTTGCTGAATGGTTTCCTTCCACAGGCTATGAACATGCAGGTACTTCTGAGTTAGAAATTTATTATCCAGGTAATCCAAATGATGCTGATTATAAATCTGAAGTTTGGGTTCCAATTATAAAAGAATAA
- the treR gene encoding trehalose operon repressor, translated as MNNKYLKIYNELAKKIETGEIRPKSQLPSENQLSQEYDLSRGTVRKALNLLAQNGYIQKVQGKGSIVLDINKFDFPISGVVSFKELSQKLGQDSNTILLELDVMQGDKFLMEQLHLSEDDEVWKLIRVREIGGQKIILDKDYLKRDAVPLLTKEICEDSIYEYIEGELDLKISFAKKLISVEEPTKEDKENLDLDGYNVVVVVKSYVYLDDATLFQYTESRHRPDKFRFVDFARRSH; from the coding sequence ATGAATAATAAATATCTAAAGATATATAATGAACTTGCTAAAAAGATAGAGACAGGAGAGATAAGACCTAAAAGCCAATTACCTTCTGAAAATCAGTTGAGTCAAGAGTATGATTTATCTAGAGGAACAGTCAGAAAGGCATTGAACTTATTAGCGCAAAATGGTTATATACAGAAGGTTCAAGGAAAAGGCTCGATTGTATTGGATATCAATAAATTTGATTTTCCTATTTCAGGTGTAGTCAGCTTTAAAGAGTTATCCCAGAAGTTAGGGCAAGACTCTAATACTATCCTGCTGGAGCTTGATGTGATGCAGGGTGATAAGTTTTTAATGGAACAATTACATTTGTCAGAAGATGATGAGGTCTGGAAGTTAATTAGGGTTAGAGAGATAGGTGGGCAGAAGATAATCTTAGATAAGGATTATCTTAAAAGAGATGCAGTTCCCTTATTAACTAAAGAGATATGTGAAGATTCAATCTATGAATATATCGAAGGGGAGCTGGATTTAAAGATCAGCTTTGCTAAAAAGTTGATATCTGTAGAAGAACCGACCAAAGAAGATAAGGAAAATCTAGACTTAGATGGCTATAATGTAGTTGTAGTAGTCAAAAGTTATGTCTATTTAGATGATGCTACACTCTTTCAGTATACTGAATCTAGGCATAGACCTGATAAGTTTAGATTTGTAGATTTCGCAAGAAGAAGTCATTGA
- a CDS encoding cell division protein FtsA: protein MEMRDDVIFALDIGTRTVVGAVLEGTENGLELIASEVIEHKSRSMLDGQIHNVTDVAEQVKEIKRRLEEKTNIKLKKVGIAAAGRALKTLTGHHKIEFKNKREVDLDDVKMLEFAAVQDAQKKLAAGKDRDKASGYHFVGYTLLQSKLDGIKVGSLISQSGKVIEVDLIATFLPRIVVDSLLTVIRQADLEVDHLTLEPIAAANIIVPQQMYNFNLALVDIGAGTSDIAITRDGAIIGYDMVPVAGDEITEAICENYMVDYHTAERIKRELTSQDEIEMKDILDQTVAISTASIIKMIEAKIDKLAELIAQAILKLNNRAPQAVICIGGGSLTPLLKEKLAQQLELPINRVGVKDGKEIQGVTGRIEGISGTQSITPFGIAMSCKVNKSRANFIDIQLNGDPLHLFTLTEPKVSDALLAAELDIKALKATPGLALGIEVNGNLKMIPGTMGTSGKVFINGEEGSIDSKIKQGDSLEIQLGDSGRAGEGTIADVVADLPKREILINGDKQIIEGIYYKNGKRANLNSKLADGDKIEYTIVQTVGDVLQDIMDISVAQLKKSRINYILNDEEREYRYQNYRLELNGQAATLDMEIDDGDELTFIENNEKRLKIEDVLDQDATLATFSIIFNDKPITVPAKDYKLLKNNKPAQLDDVINTGDVIEYQSGGIRLNQLLDYINYKIPTSLSGKLIIEKNGKKAQLIEPLNDGDQVNIYTESFKR, encoded by the coding sequence ATGGAGATGAGAGATGATGTAATTTTTGCTTTAGATATAGGGACGAGAACGGTAGTTGGAGCTGTACTGGAAGGAACAGAGAATGGTTTGGAGTTAATAGCTTCTGAAGTTATTGAACATAAAAGTAGGTCGATGTTAGATGGTCAAATCCATAATGTAACCGATGTAGCAGAGCAAGTAAAGGAGATTAAAAGGAGGTTAGAGGAGAAGACCAATATAAAATTAAAGAAGGTAGGGATTGCAGCAGCAGGTCGTGCTTTAAAGACTTTGACAGGTCACCATAAGATAGAGTTTAAGAATAAGAGAGAGGTCGATTTAGATGATGTCAAGATGTTAGAGTTTGCTGCTGTACAGGATGCCCAAAAAAAGTTGGCAGCAGGTAAAGATAGGGATAAGGCAAGTGGCTATCATTTTGTTGGTTATACCTTATTACAAAGTAAACTTGATGGAATTAAGGTTGGAAGTTTAATTAGTCAGAGTGGAAAGGTGATAGAGGTTGATTTGATTGCTACTTTCTTGCCTAGAATAGTAGTTGATTCTCTATTAACTGTAATTAGACAAGCTGATCTAGAGGTGGATCATCTGACCTTAGAGCCAATAGCTGCTGCTAATATTATTGTTCCACAACAGATGTATAACTTTAATCTAGCCTTAGTAGATATTGGAGCAGGTACTTCTGATATTGCTATTACTAGAGATGGAGCTATTATTGGTTATGATATGGTTCCAGTAGCTGGTGATGAGATAACTGAAGCCATTTGCGAGAATTATATGGTAGATTACCATACTGCTGAAAGGATTAAACGGGAGTTGACCTCTCAAGATGAGATAGAGATGAAGGATATTTTAGACCAGACTGTTGCTATCTCTACTGCAAGTATTATCAAGATGATAGAGGCTAAGATTGATAAATTGGCTGAATTGATAGCTCAAGCTATCTTAAAGTTAAATAACAGAGCGCCACAGGCTGTTATCTGTATCGGTGGTGGTAGTTTGACCCCATTATTAAAAGAGAAGTTAGCCCAACAGCTAGAGTTACCGATTAATCGTGTAGGGGTCAAAGATGGTAAAGAGATTCAAGGGGTAACTGGTAGAATTGAAGGTATCTCTGGAACACAATCTATTACCCCTTTTGGAATAGCTATGAGCTGTAAAGTTAATAAAAGTCGGGCAAACTTTATAGATATTCAGTTAAATGGAGATCCTTTACATTTATTCACCTTAACTGAGCCTAAGGTTTCTGATGCCTTATTGGCAGCAGAGCTTGATATCAAAGCATTGAAGGCTACTCCAGGACTTGCCCTAGGAATAGAAGTCAATGGTAACTTGAAGATGATACCTGGTACTATGGGCACTTCTGGTAAGGTATTTATTAATGGAGAAGAAGGCAGTATTGATAGTAAGATTAAGCAGGGTGATTCCTTAGAGATTCAGTTAGGTGATAGTGGTAGAGCAGGAGAAGGTACAATAGCTGATGTAGTTGCTGATCTGCCAAAAAGAGAGATATTGATTAATGGTGATAAGCAGATTATAGAAGGAATTTATTATAAAAATGGAAAAAGAGCTAACTTAAATAGTAAATTGGCTGATGGTGACAAGATAGAGTATACAATTGTCCAGACTGTAGGAGATGTATTACAGGATATTATGGATATCTCTGTAGCTCAACTAAAAAAGAGTAGGATTAACTATATACTCAATGATGAAGAACGGGAGTATAGATATCAGAATTATCGCTTGGAGTTAAATGGTCAAGCAGCAACTTTAGATATGGAGATAGATGATGGTGATGAGCTAACCTTTATTGAAAACAATGAAAAGAGGTTGAAGATAGAGGATGTATTAGATCAAGATGCTACTTTAGCAACTTTTAGTATCATTTTTAATGATAAGCCAATAACTGTTCCTGCTAAAGATTATAAATTGCTAAAGAATAACAAACCTGCCCAATTAGATGATGTAATTAATACTGGAGATGTAATTGAATATCAAAGCGGAGGGATTAGGTTGAATCAGCTATTAGATTATATCAACTATAAGATTCCTACTTCTTTAAGTGGTAAACTAATTATTGAAAAAAACGGTAAGAAGGCACAATTAATAGAGCCTTTAAATGATGGTGATCAGGTTAACATTTATACAGAGAGTTTTAAAAGGTAA
- a CDS encoding glucose-1-phosphate adenylyltransferase has protein sequence METLALILAGGRGTRLDVLTEYRAKPSVPFAGKLRLIDFALSNCVNSGIYNVGVLTQYLPMSLHDHIGIGKPWDLDRKIGGISLLQPYTGKDKKYGWYQGTAHAVCQNINYIKKNNPKYVLILSGDHVYKMDYSQMIDYHRNKGAELTIAAQRVPWEEANRFGILETDDNLEIMDFKEKPEEPLNNLASMGIYVFNADLLIDMLEEHCNQENSDFGHHIIPPIIESSKTFSYEFEGYWRDVGTIQSFWETNLSLAAPVPELNLYDDNWKIHTRSTEQPPAKFGAKGSAKQSLISSGSIINGVVENSIISPGVYIEEGAVVRDSIIFNNTRIKADSIVFSSVIDKGVVVGEKSHIGFGNDLTANVDKPKLYKTGLTVIGKGAAIPSKTKIGRNCRVLPYIKEKDFGDEKTIASGTTVKPLMEEELSLVETG, from the coding sequence GTGGAAACTTTAGCATTAATTTTAGCTGGCGGTAGGGGAACACGATTAGATGTTTTGACAGAATATCGTGCTAAACCTAGTGTGCCTTTTGCAGGAAAGTTAAGACTAATTGATTTTGCATTAAGTAACTGTGTAAACTCGGGAATTTATAACGTAGGTGTACTAACCCAATATCTTCCTATGTCCCTTCATGACCATATTGGGATAGGTAAACCTTGGGATTTGGACAGGAAGATAGGTGGTATTAGTCTACTACAACCTTATACAGGAAAGGATAAGAAATATGGTTGGTACCAAGGAACAGCCCATGCAGTCTGCCAAAACATCAATTATATAAAGAAGAATAATCCTAAATATGTACTAATTTTATCAGGAGATCATGTTTATAAGATGGATTATAGTCAGATGATAGATTATCATCGTAACAAGGGTGCTGAACTGACTATTGCTGCCCAAAGAGTACCTTGGGAAGAGGCAAATCGCTTTGGAATCTTAGAGACTGATGATAATTTAGAGATTATGGACTTTAAAGAAAAACCAGAGGAGCCATTAAATAACCTAGCTTCAATGGGGATTTATGTATTTAATGCAGATCTTCTAATTGATATGTTAGAAGAGCACTGTAATCAGGAGAATTCTGATTTTGGACATCATATTATTCCACCAATAATTGAAAGTTCTAAGACATTTTCTTATGAATTTGAGGGATATTGGAGAGATGTAGGAACTATTCAATCTTTCTGGGAGACCAATCTATCTTTAGCAGCTCCTGTACCAGAATTGAATCTTTATGATGATAATTGGAAGATTCATACTAGAAGTACAGAACAGCCACCAGCAAAATTTGGAGCCAAAGGTAGTGCCAAGCAGAGTTTAATTTCAAGTGGGTCTATCATTAATGGTGTTGTAGAGAATTCGATAATATCACCTGGAGTCTATATTGAAGAAGGTGCAGTAGTAAGGGATTCGATAATATTTAATAATACTAGGATTAAAGCAGATTCAATTGTCTTTAGCTCAGTTATAGATAAAGGGGTTGTAGTTGGTGAGAAGTCCCATATAGGGTTTGGCAATGATCTAACAGCTAACGTAGATAAGCCCAAACTATATAAAACAGGACTAACAGTAATCGGTAAAGGTGCAGCTATTCCAAGTAAGACTAAAATAGGTCGTAATTGTAGAGTTTTACCTTATATTAAGGAAAAGGACTTTGGAGATGAAAAAACAATAGCAAGTGGTACTACTGTTAAACCATTAATGGAAGAAGAACTCTCCTTAGTTGAAACTGGATAA